The following are encoded together in the Candidatus Rokuibacteriota bacterium genome:
- the cyoE gene encoding protoheme IX farnesyltransferase yields MLIAAYLESLKLRVGSFIGMSAVLGYVATAPAGLSLPSLGLLFVVTVMAAGGAGALNHFLDRDLDARMPRTARRPLPSGRIRHGWHVVALGLGMMLLAVSLALWQLNRLVALHVALGAFTYVVVYTIWLKRRSWLNVVIGGLAGSFAVLAGGALARPELCLPPVIFAAVLFFWSPSHFWSLAIAYKTDSAGALIPMLPAVKGEARTARSILLNTLGLLASSLLPFALGMLGWAYLVGVVGGGGLLLGRNLQLASRPADRRLAFANFHASNLFLLLLFLGVVIDVVARRW; encoded by the coding sequence ATGCTGATCGCCGCCTACCTCGAGTCGCTCAAGCTCCGTGTTGGATCCTTCATCGGCATGTCCGCCGTCCTGGGCTACGTGGCCACAGCCCCCGCAGGGCTCTCGCTGCCGTCGCTCGGGCTCCTTTTCGTCGTCACCGTGATGGCCGCCGGCGGGGCGGGGGCGCTCAACCATTTCCTCGATCGGGACCTGGATGCCCGGATGCCTCGCACCGCGCGCCGCCCGCTGCCCTCGGGCCGCATCCGCCACGGCTGGCACGTGGTGGCGCTGGGGCTGGGGATGATGCTCCTGGCCGTGAGCCTGGCCCTCTGGCAGCTCAACCGGCTGGTGGCGCTGCACGTGGCGCTCGGCGCCTTCACCTACGTGGTCGTCTACACGATCTGGCTCAAGCGGCGCTCCTGGCTCAACGTGGTCATCGGGGGACTGGCCGGCTCCTTCGCGGTGCTCGCCGGTGGCGCGCTGGCCCGCCCCGAGCTCTGCCTGCCGCCGGTGATCTTCGCCGCCGTCCTCTTCTTCTGGAGCCCGTCGCATTTCTGGTCGCTGGCCATCGCCTACAAGACCGACTCTGCGGGGGCCCTGATCCCCATGCTCCCGGCGGTCAAGGGGGAAGCCCGCACCGCCCGGAGCATCCTCCTCAACACGCTGGGGCTCCTGGCCTCGAGCCTGCTCCCCTTCGCCCTCGGCATGCTCGGCTGGGCCTATCTCGTCGGGGTGGTCGGCGGCGGCGGACTCCTGCTGGGTCGCAACCTTCAACTCGCGAGCCGGCCGGCGGACCGGCGGCTCGCCTTCGCGAACTTCCACGCCTCGAACCTGTTCCTCCTGCTCCTGTTCCTGGGCGTGGTCATCGACGTCGTGGCTCGACGCTGGTAA
- a CDS encoding cbb3-type cytochrome c oxidase subunit I: MVYVAWRANYPLSAGASWAALGLACMGSAAMAVPAFLATGQPYLNDYLPVIDQPFFWGGLVLVAAGVSLQAAAYLAATLQGERRARRDGAPPGTPEGLAMAAGAVAMLLSVAAVALAWARLDASLPFGYSLRALVWGGGHILQYLHVTGMASAWMVAIAVALGTAFPARRVLRMLLWVLLPFMTAAAASYLVWRPEELLINHLITVLTFGGLGAAGVPIFFMALAASMAARRPLPWASPLFGGTVVSFGLFAVGGVMGIIGFTQDTRVPAHYHGMVGAVTLAYMGLAPMLLEICGRRPWSERLTRWQPYLYGIGVLGIMLGMHWAGGHGAPRKTFGFTWASAQVILGMNIMGAGSVLAILGGLAFVINTGLPLVPRRRQC; the protein is encoded by the coding sequence ATGGTCTACGTTGCCTGGCGCGCCAACTACCCGCTGAGCGCGGGCGCCTCGTGGGCCGCGCTCGGGCTGGCCTGCATGGGCTCGGCGGCCATGGCGGTGCCCGCCTTCCTGGCCACGGGCCAGCCGTACCTCAACGACTATCTCCCGGTGATCGATCAGCCCTTCTTCTGGGGCGGCCTGGTCCTGGTGGCGGCGGGCGTGAGCCTCCAGGCCGCGGCCTATCTGGCGGCGACCCTCCAGGGGGAGCGGCGCGCGCGGCGCGACGGGGCGCCCCCAGGGACTCCGGAGGGGCTCGCCATGGCGGCGGGGGCCGTGGCCATGCTGCTCTCAGTCGCGGCCGTCGCGCTGGCCTGGGCGCGCCTGGACGCCTCGCTCCCGTTCGGCTACTCGCTCCGCGCTCTCGTCTGGGGCGGTGGCCACATCCTCCAGTACCTGCACGTGACCGGCATGGCCTCGGCGTGGATGGTCGCCATCGCCGTGGCGCTCGGCACCGCCTTCCCGGCGCGCCGCGTCCTCCGGATGCTCCTCTGGGTTCTTCTGCCCTTCATGACGGCGGCCGCGGCCTCGTACCTCGTGTGGCGGCCGGAGGAGTTGCTCATCAACCACCTCATTACCGTCCTCACCTTCGGCGGCCTCGGCGCCGCTGGCGTCCCCATCTTCTTCATGGCGCTGGCCGCCTCGATGGCGGCCCGACGCCCGCTGCCTTGGGCAAGTCCGCTGTTCGGCGGCACGGTGGTCTCCTTCGGGCTCTTCGCCGTGGGCGGCGTGATGGGGATCATCGGCTTCACCCAGGACACGCGCGTGCCGGCCCACTACCACGGCATGGTGGGCGCGGTGACGCTGGCCTACATGGGGCTCGCGCCCATGCTGCTGGAGATCTGCGGCCGCCGCCCGTGGAGCGAGCGTCTCACGCGGTGGCAGCCCTACCTCTACGGCATCGGGGTGCTGGGCATCATGCTCGGCATGCACTGGGCGGGGGGGCATGGCGCTCCCCGCAAGACCTTCGGCTTCACCTGGGCCAGCGCGCAGGTCATCCTGGGCATGAACATCATGGGGGCAGGCTCCGTCCTGGCGATCCTGGGCGGGCTGGCCTTCGTGATCAACACGGGCCTCCCCCTCGTCCCGCGGAGGCGCCAATGCTGA
- the nirK gene encoding nitrite reductase, copper-containing: protein MTRTIAAIAGLAAAGLLVVAVAPKPGRIASAKDVEGTDLPLVQAILTAPPLVPPPVDRPGPAKVVVSIETREHKGALASGVQYTFWTFGDTVPGPFVRVRAGDLVELRLRNAPGSGNPHSIDLHAVTGPGGGAAVTQLGPGQEGAFQWKALNPGLYVYHCATPHVPTHIANGMYGLILVEPEQGLPRVDREYYVMQGEFYTRGKTLQPGHQPLDPAKLGQEQAEYVVFNGRMGALLDKGALTAKVGETVRLFVGNGGPNLISSFHVIGEIFDRVYPEAGIGGAPNTNVQTTLIPAGGAAVVEMKLDVPGRFLLVDHSISRAMDKGALGAIEVSGPDQPALFRVLTPGQHGSGGH from the coding sequence ATGACACGGACGATCGCAGCCATCGCAGGGCTCGCCGCGGCGGGCCTGCTCGTCGTGGCGGTGGCGCCGAAGCCGGGCAGGATCGCGTCGGCGAAGGACGTCGAGGGCACGGACCTGCCGCTGGTGCAGGCGATCCTCACGGCGCCGCCGCTCGTTCCCCCGCCCGTGGACCGCCCCGGTCCCGCGAAGGTCGTGGTGAGCATCGAGACCAGGGAGCACAAGGGCGCGCTCGCAAGCGGCGTGCAGTACACCTTCTGGACCTTCGGCGACACCGTCCCGGGCCCCTTCGTCCGCGTGCGCGCTGGCGACCTCGTCGAGCTGCGCCTGAGGAACGCCCCTGGAAGCGGAAACCCGCATTCCATCGACCTGCACGCTGTCACCGGTCCCGGGGGCGGCGCCGCCGTCACCCAGCTCGGGCCCGGCCAGGAGGGCGCCTTCCAGTGGAAGGCGCTGAACCCAGGGCTCTACGTCTACCACTGCGCGACCCCGCACGTGCCCACTCACATCGCCAACGGCATGTACGGGCTGATCCTCGTGGAGCCGGAGCAGGGGCTCCCGCGCGTGGATCGCGAGTACTACGTCATGCAGGGCGAGTTCTACACCAGGGGCAAGACCCTCCAGCCGGGACATCAACCCCTCGACCCGGCCAAGCTCGGCCAGGAGCAGGCCGAGTACGTGGTCTTCAACGGCCGCATGGGCGCCCTCCTCGACAAGGGCGCGCTCACCGCCAAGGTGGGGGAGACCGTGCGCCTCTTCGTCGGCAATGGCGGCCCGAACCTGATCTCCTCTTTCCACGTCATCGGCGAGATCTTCGACCGCGTCTATCCCGAGGCCGGCATCGGCGGCGCGCCCAACACGAACGTGCAGACGACGCTCATTCCCGCGGGCGGCGCCGCCGTCGTCGAGATGAAGCTGGATGTCCCCGGCCGCTTCCTGCTGGTCGACCACAGCATCAGCCGGGCGATGGACAAGGGAGCGCTGGGCGCCATCGAGGTCAGCGGGCCCGATCAGCCGGCCCTCTTCCGCGTGCTCACCCCCGGCCAGCACGGCAGCGGCGGGCACTAG
- a CDS encoding metal-sulfur cluster assembly factor: protein MSLSDRAPFIAISETTRASALPRGPVAEDPGCVGVPGGSDQRPRVTPEQVRQALRTVFDPELGMSVVELGLVYDIEICEGGVRITMTLTTPGCPIHDVMPGWVRGAVMAIPGVEQVEVELTFDPPWTPDRISLSRPH from the coding sequence ATGAGCCTCTCCGACCGCGCGCCCTTCATCGCCATCTCGGAGACGACCCGCGCCTCCGCGCTCCCGCGGGGCCCGGTGGCCGAGGATCCTGGCTGCGTGGGCGTGCCGGGCGGCTCCGACCAGCGCCCCCGGGTCACGCCCGAGCAGGTGAGGCAGGCGCTCCGCACCGTCTTCGACCCCGAGCTCGGCATGTCCGTCGTCGAGCTGGGACTGGTCTACGACATCGAGATCTGCGAGGGCGGCGTCAGGATCACCATGACGCTCACCACCCCCGGTTGCCCCATCCACGACGTCATGCCAGGCTGGGTCCGCGGCGCCGTGATGGCCATTCCCGGCGTCGAGCAGGTAGAGGTGGAGCTCACCTTCGACCCGCCGTGGACCCCCGATCGCATCAGCCTTTCGCGGCCCCATTGA
- a CDS encoding DUF2249 domain-containing protein, producing MISAEETVACLLDAHPQLVEVLAVYHPHFQQLRNELLRKVMAPRVTVAQAARIAGVSLDEMLGVLRGAVGEAAPPPHAAAAAAPSAGEPGGESLMPPALAAVPQARQVHADVREDIARGQEPFARIMAAVKELRDGDVLVLRAPFEPVPLYDVLGQRGLAHWTENLGPADWRIWFYREPAASGPAPQGAGAGGAAAGGSHLVRVDVRGLEPPQPMVRVLEQLDGLAGGGTIEVIHDRRPLFLYPQLDERGFAHETDEPEAGVVRILIRRRGAAG from the coding sequence ATGATCTCCGCGGAGGAGACGGTTGCCTGCCTCCTGGACGCTCACCCCCAGCTGGTGGAAGTGCTGGCCGTCTACCACCCGCACTTCCAGCAGCTCAGGAACGAGCTCCTGCGCAAGGTCATGGCTCCGCGCGTGACGGTGGCGCAGGCCGCGCGCATCGCGGGAGTGTCGCTGGACGAGATGCTCGGCGTGCTTAGGGGTGCGGTGGGCGAGGCGGCGCCGCCCCCGCACGCTGCCGCCGCTGCCGCGCCGAGCGCGGGGGAGCCCGGGGGCGAGTCGCTCATGCCGCCGGCGCTGGCCGCAGTGCCACAGGCACGGCAGGTGCACGCCGACGTCCGCGAGGACATCGCGCGCGGCCAGGAGCCCTTCGCCCGCATCATGGCTGCAGTGAAGGAGCTCCGCGACGGTGACGTCCTGGTGCTCCGCGCCCCCTTCGAGCCGGTCCCGCTCTACGACGTGCTCGGCCAGCGCGGGCTCGCCCACTGGACGGAGAACCTCGGCCCTGCCGACTGGCGCATATGGTTCTACCGCGAGCCCGCGGCAAGCGGGCCGGCGCCGCAGGGGGCGGGAGCCGGAGGCGCGGCGGCTGGCGGGAGCCACCTCGTGCGCGTCGACGTGCGGGGACTCGAGCCGCCCCAGCCGATGGTGCGTGTCCTCGAGCAGCTCGATGGGCTCGCCGGTGGGGGCACGATCGAGGTGATTCACGACCGTCGCCCGCTCTTCCTCTACCCGCAGCTCGACGAACGCGGCTTCGCCCATGAGACTGACGAGCCCGAGGCCGGGGTGGTCCGCATCCTGATCCGGCGCCGGGGCGCCGCGGGGTGA
- a CDS encoding DUF542 domain-containing protein, with the protein MAHPTLLDVREVPPRIRHPRIFETFDALAAGEAFVLVNDHDPRPLFYQFQAERPGTFGWRALEEGPETWRVEIAKALPPITGEQTVEAVSRLHPGALDVMREMGINHCCGGHLTLREAAASAGVTLEALLEALRRAEDPAA; encoded by the coding sequence ATGGCTCACCCGACGCTTCTCGACGTGCGCGAGGTCCCGCCGCGGATTCGCCACCCCAGGATCTTCGAGACCTTCGACGCCCTGGCAGCCGGCGAGGCTTTCGTCCTGGTGAACGATCACGACCCCAGGCCGCTCTTCTACCAGTTCCAGGCCGAGCGCCCCGGAACCTTCGGCTGGCGCGCCCTGGAGGAGGGCCCCGAGACCTGGCGAGTGGAGATTGCCAAGGCGCTACCGCCAATCACCGGCGAGCAGACGGTGGAGGCTGTCTCGCGTCTCCATCCCGGCGCGCTCGACGTCATGCGAGAGATGGGCATCAACCACTGCTGCGGGGGCCACCTGACGCTCCGCGAGGCCGCAGCCTCGGCGGGCGTCACCCTCGAGGCCCTGCTCGAGGCGCTCCGCCGGGCCGAGGACCCCGCGGCATGA
- a CDS encoding Crp/Fnr family transcriptional regulator, with translation MSAREVQAFLRQSPVFASLPAREIEALSAVVSEDSYRAREYVFMESDPSLALCIVKSGRVKIVRHSRAGKDVVLELLGPGELFGGVAVIEKRPYPASAQVTEPSVVLKIPAEAITGLSDRYPSVIREMALMIGRRLRAAHDSVKSLAVDPVEARLAATLVRLGEREGTRSRQGITLPFHLTRQGLADMTGTTVETTIRVVSRWHKDGLIRDDGGRLILTDIEALRALAQGEEP, from the coding sequence ATGTCCGCTCGCGAGGTACAGGCTTTCCTCAGACAGAGTCCTGTCTTTGCCTCGCTCCCCGCGCGAGAGATCGAAGCCCTCAGCGCCGTCGTCTCCGAGGACAGCTACCGTGCCCGCGAGTACGTCTTCATGGAGAGCGATCCGTCGCTGGCGCTGTGCATCGTCAAGTCGGGGCGGGTGAAGATCGTGAGGCACTCGCGCGCCGGCAAGGACGTGGTGCTGGAGCTGCTGGGACCGGGCGAGCTCTTCGGCGGCGTCGCGGTGATCGAGAAGCGCCCCTACCCCGCCAGCGCCCAGGTGACCGAGCCGAGCGTCGTCCTCAAGATCCCCGCCGAGGCCATCACCGGCCTGTCGGACCGCTACCCGTCCGTCATCAGGGAGATGGCGCTGATGATCGGCCGGCGGCTCAGGGCCGCCCACGACTCGGTCAAGTCCCTCGCCGTGGATCCCGTGGAGGCCCGGCTCGCCGCCACGCTGGTCCGGCTCGGGGAGCGCGAGGGCACCAGGAGCCGGCAGGGGATCACGCTGCCCTTCCACCTGACGCGACAGGGCCTGGCCGACATGACCGGCACCACCGTCGAGACCACCATCCGGGTCGTGAGCCGCTGGCACAAGGACGGGCTGATCCGGGACGACGGCGGCCGGCTCATCCTGACGGACATCGAGGCGCTCCGCGCGCTGGCCCAGGGCGAGGAGCCGTAG
- a CDS encoding cation-transporting P-type ATPase, producing MSPPSEARRGLSPHALDHAEVVALLGTHAEVGLAPDEARRRLERVGENRVGEHRARPLWRLALDQFQSLVVLLLLAAAVVAWLLGERVEAAAILAALLLGAVIGFVSEWRARVSLARLRALAVPQALCRRGGDVLRVPAAQLVPGDLIVLEAGAQVPADARLVRSSALRVTEAALTGESLPGEKDAAARVAPDTPLGDRRTMVYLGTAVVAGSGLGVVTATGLATELGRIGQLVALAGDRATPLERQVEALGRRLMVLALGICAVVGIAGILHGEPLGLMLETAISLAVAAIPEGLPAVTAVALAAGLWRLAAQGALVRRLPAVETLGSTTVICADKTGTMTENQMSVVRIHLGGRTLAVEADPRSPSGEFREDGLRLDPLAEPDLVTLLTVAALANDAALEWRPEGLRLHGDPTESALLVAALKAGLDPGEIARAWPRRGETPFDPATRLMATFNDTPGGGSALLVKGAPAAVVERSSRWEAAGGSIPLDPAAREALLEANGAFGRDGLRVLAVAWRPEGALPGGPIEELTLLGLVGLADPVRPGVREAIARCAAAGIRTVMLTGDQRVTAEAVGRTLGLAPDAIRSRVSPEEKLALVQRLQGQGEVVAMTGDGVNDAPALARADIGIAMGRRGTDVAREAADLVLTDDNFASVVRAVEEGRVIYTNLRKVIHFLFSCNLSEILIILVGILLGLPAPLLPLQILWVNLVTDILPAVALVRDPPEPDVMRRPPRDPQEALVTWRSGGRMVVEGALLAAGVLSAYLWAVWREGASAHATTIAFVAVVVIHPFQAMNCRSDRVGWWRLPPNWLTWAALGVLLGLQWLAVSWRPLRLVLGAVPLSGADWLTVMGAVVWPVLLLEAVKAWRRSGDGVGCPRPTSSPAGPEAARGMPRNP from the coding sequence ATGAGCCCGCCCAGCGAGGCGCGGAGAGGGCTCTCGCCTCACGCCCTCGACCACGCTGAAGTGGTGGCCCTGCTCGGCACCCATGCCGAGGTGGGTCTCGCGCCGGACGAGGCGCGCCGCCGGCTCGAGCGCGTGGGCGAGAACCGGGTGGGCGAGCACCGCGCCCGCCCGCTGTGGAGGCTCGCGCTCGATCAGTTCCAGAGCCTGGTGGTGCTGCTGCTCCTGGCCGCCGCCGTCGTCGCGTGGCTGCTCGGCGAGCGGGTGGAGGCCGCGGCGATCCTGGCGGCGCTTCTCCTCGGCGCGGTCATTGGCTTCGTTTCCGAGTGGCGCGCGCGGGTATCGCTGGCCCGTCTTCGCGCGCTGGCCGTGCCCCAGGCACTATGCCGGAGGGGCGGCGACGTCCTGCGTGTGCCGGCGGCCCAGCTCGTGCCCGGCGACCTCATCGTGCTCGAGGCGGGCGCACAGGTCCCCGCCGACGCCCGCCTGGTGAGAAGCTCGGCACTCCGCGTGACGGAGGCGGCGCTCACGGGAGAGAGCCTCCCCGGCGAGAAGGATGCTGCTGCCCGTGTTGCGCCCGACACGCCTCTCGGGGACCGCCGGACCATGGTCTACCTCGGGACGGCAGTGGTCGCCGGCAGCGGGCTCGGCGTCGTGACGGCCACGGGGCTCGCCACGGAGCTGGGTCGCATCGGCCAGCTGGTCGCCCTGGCCGGGGACAGGGCGACGCCGCTCGAGCGCCAGGTCGAGGCCCTCGGGCGCCGGCTCATGGTCCTGGCGCTCGGGATCTGCGCGGTGGTGGGGATTGCGGGGATCCTTCACGGCGAGCCGCTGGGGCTCATGCTGGAGACGGCCATCAGCCTGGCGGTGGCCGCCATTCCGGAAGGCCTGCCGGCAGTCACGGCCGTGGCGCTGGCGGCCGGGCTCTGGCGGCTGGCGGCGCAGGGCGCGCTGGTGCGCCGGTTGCCGGCGGTGGAGACGCTGGGCTCCACCACGGTGATCTGCGCCGACAAGACGGGCACGATGACCGAGAACCAGATGAGCGTGGTGCGCATCCATCTCGGCGGCCGCACGCTGGCCGTGGAGGCTGACCCGCGCTCCCCTTCGGGAGAGTTCCGGGAGGACGGCTTGCGGCTCGACCCGCTCGCCGAGCCTGACCTCGTGACGCTGCTCACCGTGGCGGCGCTGGCCAATGACGCGGCCCTGGAGTGGCGCCCCGAGGGACTCCGGCTCCACGGCGATCCCACGGAGTCCGCGCTGCTGGTCGCAGCGCTCAAGGCCGGGCTCGACCCCGGCGAGATCGCTCGGGCCTGGCCCCGCCGGGGCGAGACGCCCTTCGACCCGGCGACGCGACTCATGGCGACGTTCAACGACACCCCTGGGGGTGGCAGCGCGCTGCTCGTCAAGGGCGCGCCGGCCGCGGTGGTGGAGCGCTCGAGCCGGTGGGAGGCCGCCGGCGGCAGCATCCCGCTCGACCCTGCCGCCCGGGAGGCGCTGCTGGAGGCGAACGGCGCCTTCGGGCGCGACGGCCTCAGGGTGCTGGCCGTGGCCTGGCGCCCCGAAGGAGCGCTTCCGGGGGGCCCCATCGAGGAGCTGACGCTTCTCGGGCTCGTGGGGCTCGCGGATCCGGTGAGGCCGGGAGTGAGGGAGGCGATTGCCCGCTGCGCCGCAGCCGGCATCCGCACCGTCATGCTCACCGGCGACCAGCGCGTCACCGCCGAGGCTGTCGGACGCACCCTCGGGCTGGCGCCGGATGCGATCCGGAGCCGGGTCAGCCCGGAGGAGAAACTCGCGCTGGTCCAGCGACTCCAGGGCCAGGGCGAGGTGGTCGCCATGACGGGCGACGGGGTCAATGACGCCCCGGCGCTGGCCAGGGCCGACATCGGCATCGCCATGGGCCGCCGCGGCACCGACGTCGCCCGGGAGGCCGCTGACCTCGTGCTCACCGACGACAACTTCGCCTCCGTCGTCCGGGCGGTGGAGGAAGGGCGCGTCATCTACACGAATCTGCGCAAGGTCATCCACTTCCTCTTCTCCTGCAACCTCTCCGAGATCCTGATCATCCTCGTGGGGATCCTGCTGGGGCTGCCGGCGCCGCTTCTGCCCTTGCAGATCCTCTGGGTCAACCTCGTGACGGACATCTTGCCGGCCGTCGCGCTGGTCCGCGATCCCCCCGAGCCCGACGTGATGCGGCGGCCGCCGCGCGACCCGCAGGAGGCGCTGGTGACGTGGCGCTCCGGCGGGCGCATGGTGGTGGAGGGGGCGCTCCTGGCGGCCGGGGTGCTGAGCGCCTACCTGTGGGCCGTGTGGCGGGAGGGGGCTTCGGCTCACGCGACCACCATCGCGTTCGTCGCGGTGGTCGTGATCCATCCGTTCCAGGCCATGAACTGTCGCTCGGACCGGGTGGGGTGGTGGCGGCTGCCGCCCAACTGGCTGACATGGGCCGCTCTGGGGGTGCTCCTGGGCTTGCAGTGGCTGGCCGTGTCCTGGCGGCCGCTCCGCTTGGTGCTGGGGGCTGTCCCCCTCTCCGGCGCGGACTGGCTCACGGTGATGGGCGCGGTCGTGTGGCCCGTGCTCTTGCTCGAGGCGGTGAAGGCCTGGCGGCGCTCGGGTGACGGGGTGGGGTGCCCTCGCCCCACCTCCTCGCCGGCCGGACCGGAGGCGGCGCGCGGAATGCCCCGAAATCCTTGA
- a CDS encoding HPF/RaiA family ribosome-associated protein has product MSIEISGIDRNVALRRRVERQIGAALGPLRVAPVKALVSFFDDNGPKGGLALRCAVTVRVPYRPAIRVENTAATARVAFDGALGVLERQLERYRERDRDVRRRPKKYFAAKRLLGGG; this is encoded by the coding sequence GTGTCCATCGAGATCAGCGGGATCGACCGGAACGTCGCGCTCCGGAGGCGCGTGGAGAGGCAGATCGGGGCGGCGCTCGGCCCGCTCCGCGTGGCGCCGGTGAAGGCGCTGGTGTCCTTCTTCGACGACAACGGGCCCAAGGGGGGCCTCGCGCTTCGCTGCGCCGTCACCGTGCGCGTGCCGTACCGCCCGGCGATCCGCGTGGAGAACACCGCGGCCACGGCCCGGGTGGCCTTCGACGGCGCGCTGGGCGTGCTCGAGCGCCAGCTCGAGCGCTACCGCGAGCGCGACAGGGACGTGCGCCGGCGGCCGAAGAAGTACTTCGCCGCGAAGCGCCTGCTGGGAGGAGGATGA
- a CDS encoding universal stress protein: MAKRILVPLDQSALAESVIPLVGDAARGAAATVRLLHVAPMPQNRVDDEGRVVAYSDQEMARLEAAALDYLGGLGLGLSGVPVEYAVRFGEPKQEILVEAEDWDADLIAVTTAGRSGLSRTVLGSVAEHVFKKSDVPVVLFHPRRSRD, from the coding sequence ATGGCGAAGCGAATCCTGGTGCCACTCGATCAGTCGGCGCTCGCCGAGTCCGTGATCCCGCTGGTGGGGGACGCGGCGCGCGGCGCCGCGGCGACGGTGCGCCTCCTGCACGTGGCGCCGATGCCCCAGAACCGGGTGGACGACGAGGGCCGGGTGGTGGCGTATTCCGATCAGGAGATGGCGCGGCTCGAGGCCGCGGCGCTGGACTACTTGGGCGGGCTGGGGCTCGGGCTCTCGGGCGTGCCCGTGGAGTATGCGGTGCGCTTCGGCGAGCCCAAGCAGGAGATCCTCGTGGAGGCGGAGGACTGGGATGCCGACCTCATCGCGGTGACCACGGCGGGTCGGAGCGGGCTCTCGCGCACCGTGCTGGGCAGCGTGGCCGAGCACGTGTTCAAGAAGTCGGACGTCCCCGTGGTGCTGTTCCACCCGCGGCGGTCCAGGGATTGA
- a CDS encoding methionine adenosyltransferase, which produces MAIVIEALQDAPVARRRTELVERKGIGHPDTVCDCLVEAISLALNRMYLARVGAIPHYNIDKALLAAGQCAKGFGWGEQTKPMELLVGDRATFEVDGAALPVEETARTAVDEWVAAHLPHVEPGKWLRTRSLLLPGSAELRGIFERQDAEIGSNDTCGACGYAPLSPTDHLVLDVEAFLNDAAFKTSFPDTGQDVKVFALREGDSVEVTVAMPLLATFTASERAYFARKDEILAALAHRFGQAPLSIAWSLNSLDRPGRGIEGVYLTLTGTSAEDADSGQVGRGNRANGLIAFSRPTGGEAAAGKNPVAHTGKVYSVLSHRLARLVQEGCPELLEVYVTLAARIGHPVDRPWTGVQVILPPGMGLPDVEVTIREVVEAELGRMAAFRAELARGDYPVC; this is translated from the coding sequence ATGGCGATCGTCATCGAGGCACTGCAGGATGCTCCCGTGGCCCGCCGGCGCACCGAGCTGGTGGAGCGCAAGGGCATCGGCCACCCCGACACGGTCTGCGACTGTCTTGTCGAGGCGATCTCGCTGGCGCTCAACCGGATGTACCTCGCGCGGGTGGGCGCGATCCCCCACTACAACATCGACAAGGCGCTGCTCGCCGCGGGCCAGTGCGCGAAGGGCTTCGGGTGGGGAGAGCAGACGAAGCCCATGGAGCTCCTGGTGGGGGACCGCGCGACCTTCGAGGTGGACGGGGCGGCGCTGCCCGTGGAGGAGACCGCGCGGACGGCCGTGGACGAGTGGGTTGCCGCCCACCTGCCTCACGTGGAGCCGGGCAAGTGGCTCCGCACGCGCAGCCTGCTCCTGCCCGGATCGGCCGAACTGCGCGGGATCTTCGAGAGACAGGACGCCGAGATCGGCTCCAATGACACCTGCGGCGCCTGCGGCTACGCACCGCTCTCCCCGACGGACCACCTCGTCCTGGACGTCGAGGCCTTCCTCAACGACGCGGCGTTCAAGACCTCGTTTCCCGACACGGGGCAGGACGTCAAGGTCTTCGCCCTGCGCGAGGGCGACAGCGTCGAGGTCACTGTGGCCATGCCGCTCCTGGCGACATTCACCGCGTCGGAGCGCGCCTACTTCGCGCGGAAGGACGAGATCCTCGCGGCCCTCGCCCACCGCTTCGGGCAGGCGCCCCTGTCCATCGCGTGGAGCCTCAACAGCCTCGACCGCCCGGGCCGCGGGATCGAGGGTGTCTACCTCACGCTCACGGGCACCTCGGCCGAGGACGCCGACTCGGGCCAGGTGGGCCGCGGCAACCGCGCCAACGGGCTCATCGCGTTCTCGCGGCCCACAGGCGGCGAGGCGGCGGCGGGCAAGAACCCCGTCGCCCACACGGGCAAGGTCTACAGCGTGCTGAGCCACCGGCTGGCGCGGCTCGTCCAGGAGGGCTGCCCGGAGCTGCTCGAGGTGTACGTGACCCTGGCGGCGCGGATCGGCCACCCCGTGGACCGGCCCTGGACGGGCGTGCAGGTGATCCTGCCGCCCGGGATGGGGCTCCCCGACGTGGAGGTGACGATCCGCGAGGTGGTGGAGGCCGAGCTGGGGCGGATGGCGGCCTTCCGTGCCGAGCTCGCCCGGGGGGACTATCCCGTCTGCTGA